CATGCTCATGTGTTTGGTCTGTGCATCTTCTTCGCCTCTCGATTAGACGCGCGCACATGATGGGCAGGAGTCGGTCGTCGGTGACTCATGGAGCCGCACTGATGCTGCTCTTCATAACCTGCAGGGAATGCACCGGGTTCACGGGTTGGTCTGCTTTTATTTACCTCCAGTTATTCTCTGCTTACTCGCCTGacttcttcatttaaaaagagaaaagaaaagaaaagaacaaaatcctTTAACCACCCCAGAATCATCTTTTTCTGTGGaaaccaaaatacaaaaaaaaaattaaaagtatttaatGTTGTGCTGAATAAATTGCCTAATATTATTCAGCAGTGTGTTGACACTGTAGGCGGTAaatcaaaagataaaatatgaagaaaaaccAAGACAAGTGGTCGGTGCAAATTTGATATGTTGTACTGGATGAATGCATGGCCATGCTGTTGGTGACCAGAAGAGAGTCTGGGCATTGACATTCATTtgataagtttttttttgcttttggacAGTGGATCCTCCCGAGGACCTGGTGATATTCGACCCTGGTCATCTTGGACATCTTGAGATCAGGTGGAGCCCCCCGGCCAGGCTGATCAACAAGACCGAGTGCCCCAAACACTATCAGCTGGAGTACTTCAGCACATACAAGGGCGGCTGGACTGTAAGTGCTGATacctttttattcaaatgacgcaaatgaaaaagaagcagaTCCATGCATGGAAATGAAGATTTGACAGCTCCAAAagtttgtattgtattgtaaacAGCATGTCTGTGGCTccgcattttttattttggctgtCTCTGTGGAACTTGCTCCTCGAACAGCCGTGATAAGATATATAAGTCTGTGTGAATGGCGGACGTGAGTGtggaaaaaagtcaattttcaCAACTTGACAGAGCAAAGTAGCAGAAATATGAAACTTCAGACTTAGTTGATCATCGAGAGTCTAGATGATCAACTAAGTCCTTTGAATTATGGAATGCCGCAGTGTGGAGTCACTTTTCAtcaaatttttcttcttttgaataAGGAGAAAAAGTGTGCCACTCCCAAGAGAACCCTCTTCGCAATGGTTAGCCAGTTCCTCCCTCTGCTAGTGTTCTTTTTGCCCCTATGAATAAGACATCTGATTCATCGGGGGCAAAAATGACTGATGTGATCGCACCGTGGAATCCTTGATTAAATATTCAATGAACATAAAATCCCTGGGGCAAGGAGGCAGGTTACAGGTGACAGTGATATAGCCCTCAAAGTCAGAGAAACTTGAGACCCAAACAGAGTCAGCGATGGCAGGTGACAAGTCTTAACTGTCACGTTCAAAACAAGGCAAACAAACCCGGCAGGCAACGGTACAAATGGATGgtagaaaaaaatcatagacAGATGATCAAGAGCGGGAATCATGCAGGTTTGTAAACCAAGTTCTTGTAGTTTGGCAATGAGATCACAATCTGCAGACTGGTGAGTGGAAACATGGAGGTATAAACAGAGGGGGTGGTTTGGTGATTGAGTTGTATATCTCATACGGTCCAACCCAGTGATGGACGGGCACGAACTGGCACTGACAAGTGCGAAGACAGCCACACTTGTGCAGCCAAAACAGTCTCATTTCTTAGAGGTGACTCGATGAGGGCGTGTGCTTTTAGATGCACAGCTGGCCTGTGTTTGTGGCTGCACgcataaaaataactttttgaaaagaatcaactacaaaattgtttttattcgtATTACTTTTAACAATACAATGAGCCATTCTGAGCGTCCCATGTAGAGGGGGGGCCCACGACTGTGACTTCGCTGAAGTGCTTCAGGACATGATTCATCTCGAGTTGATCTTCTAATAGGAGTGCCGTGCCAGTTTTCAATTAAGTTTCTCTGCAGAtggtttttgacacagtaaaaACTCCCAAATGTGTGACCCGTAAATTGTAATCTGAATGAATGGTTTGCGTGTCTGGGTTGACAGGCTATCAGGACGCCGGGAAGGTCATACAGCGCCCAGTTTGATCTGATGAAAGACATTAGGGTGAAGGTGTTCACCTTGCTGAGTGGCCCCTGCACCAACGGCACAATGGTCAAGAGTAAGAGCTACACTGAGCTGGTCCAGAAACCCCTCAGCACAGGTCAGTTATTGAgttcaaaagataaaaaaaagagaagcaataTAGCAAGAGATCCTGCTTTGGATAATGTAAGAACCAACATTGATCTATTTGCCTCTAGGTGTTGAGGGTACCAGGGTCAAGGATTTCATCTGTGTGTTCCACAAAATGGAGAACATGGAGTGCAAATGGGGAAGAAGCGCAAAGATGCCTGCCACCTCTCAGCAAAATCTGTATTTCTGGTAGGCCACATGTCCAACAAagaccttccttttttttttgccatgccTGTTATGTTCGTTAGCTACTTtgttggagagaaaaacatcGCCACTATTAATGGATGCATTCTCATGGAATATTGTACAGACATTCTACCGTTGGTGAACCCCTGACTTCTCCTCTCAAACCACTCTTAGGTTCAATGTAAAAAGTCTCTGTTTATATCTACGGCATTTGATGGATTGACTTGAGATTTCATACAGAAATTCATGTTCCCGATGGGATGAATTGTAATGAATTCAGTGAACCCCTTGGCATTTCATCTCGAGCCACCAGCAGGTCAACATTTCTTTGGTTTATGCTGATTAGCGAATGTTACCAAGCCAACATGCTAAACTGAGATGGTGAACAGGGTcaacatgtttttacttttgagCATTTAAGAATAACAACCAGTGCCAAATCAACCATTTGTAACTATTTTATATTCAGACCaactttttggttttcttcCTTGTTATTAAGAAAATCATCGTTACAGACTCGCTAAGCTTCCATGATGGTTGGATGGTTCCATGAAAACCAAAGACATTATGCAATAACTATGAAttaaacattgatttatttcctttattcTTTTAAAGTTACTTATCCCACTAAGTATTTTCTGTGGGATGGGAAACCCTAAACTTCGGGACTTCAGGACAGCACTCCAgtggtgcaaaaaaagaaaacattttagttGGTTTTATTATGGACTGACAAACCTGCTATAGTATTTTGAGGCATGACGCTTTCATCCAACATAACTGTATTTTTAAAGGACACGTCAGGCAATTGACAGGAAAGAAATGGCACCTGAAAGCCAGGGAGAAGTTCTGATGAAAGCTTCACGCTGAAACCGCTAGTAgttatttttgcttttcctccttaaagggcccatattatgcctccttttacacaagttacattggttttcaggtgtgtgcactacatgtctttgccattccatgtcaaaacacctcaaggatcaagccgcacagcaccctcctctttctgtataaacagccctgtgagactatggtcgagtccagcgctttcctgctcacatctcacccccctcccttcgtgtaccgcaaagccccgcctcgctcctcctcgctccgcctcgctcctccccgggtctgaggacgtgacaaggcacaaacacgacgtagagacccgggaggcacagcgaacacgttctccataattacacacagagcacattagggctgggcgatagaacgataaggatatgtatcgcgatagacacgttatcaatagaaaatgcgttcgatagaacgtttcgataattttgttgtcctcgttggaagaaaccggagcaatgagtctagctacgccggccggccgcgagctaCTCCGGCcggaacacttatatcgtgataca
The sequence above is a segment of the Scophthalmus maximus strain ysfricsl-2021 chromosome 2, ASM2237912v1, whole genome shotgun sequence genome. Coding sequences within it:
- the il13ra2 gene encoding interleukin-13 receptor subunit alpha-2 isoform X3, giving the protein MWSITFTCSCVWSVHLLRLSIRRAHMMGRSRSSVTHGAALMLLFITCRECTGFTVDPPEDLVIFDPGHLGHLEIRWSPPARLINKTECPKHYQLEYFSTYKGGWTAIRTPGRSYSAQFDLMKDIRVKVFTLLSGPCTNGTMVKSKSYTELVQKPLSTGVEGTRVKDFICVFHKMENMECKWGRSAKMPATSQQNLYFWHKQLEHAEECPEYIISGGVRIGCNFTGKVLPDFTDINFCINGSSAEGALKPTFISLQIQNHVKPGATEKLYLRTAPDTQLELHWECPVGSVPEHCLEWEVEHSQEGPDGKIASQQILTQQKSLTLPLIHDDERNCFRVRSQLHKYCVDKSYWSEWSLPNCYPARCQGGKPHPRPHLLK